One genomic region from Saprospiraceae bacterium encodes:
- a CDS encoding family 10 glycosylhydrolase: MKTILAKCFFLLCLCSLSVGYTQSIPESAIPWWKKNNLRVIQCNLPAYEAATLNPDSLVADLVHFAANTLIINAGGIMAFYPSGLESHYINPYMQPTMLRDVVDKCHRQKIKVIVRFDFSRLDQSIFEKHPDWVYVDKEGQHMINTDKYVTCINAPYVQEEAFKIVSEVIDLYPVDGIFLNMPGYQNSNAYVGKYHGIDQNEHDKKRFNTWSGGLTLPTVEDRNDPVYLQYLQFRKFTTDEWQMKLAQVVKSKNPDIAICTYATDHVDIIRHESQTNSLPYFPYNASDNVNVMMTTYPDHIVSNASIQQISFQSRYNAIEPEESEVRLWENIANGSGLDLSLMGDLRGYEDERNYPVIEKIYNHHKKFESYYGRYQSIARIALVAPGWWPHGPTMQEYRGIQLMLNEAHIPYDRIEDSQLSDQYEKLKQYKLVILPDIQSLNTSSLECIRKLNEAGVSMLATNGSFKNHPEDLKNLFGAEIKKAIEDGSGHYIGVDDHTHFPSLPGQSMVLLKFNLGEYDLSGCDEKYLPILAVGRPGPPEMIGGHDPTGYFSVGIKRAGLAKNAILPLNLGRLYYLHGYEDHKHIVLDLIQLLYPLADQAIVTDAHPRIETILHEYMLNNEATYRKPFEAKGLILHLINLTGFSGNTYFKPSRQDQIHIKIVTPRTPRVVKNLDNNLAIPFTYKSGMVSFVYMGLVNHGAVVMDY, translated from the coding sequence ATGAAGACAATCTTAGCTAAATGTTTTTTTCTACTTTGTTTATGTAGTCTCTCAGTGGGATACACCCAATCTATCCCTGAGTCTGCCATTCCATGGTGGAAAAAAAACAATCTCCGGGTCATCCAATGCAATCTCCCCGCTTACGAAGCAGCTACGCTGAATCCTGATTCATTGGTTGCTGACCTCGTACACTTTGCTGCCAATACCCTTATTATAAACGCCGGGGGTATCATGGCATTTTATCCTTCCGGGCTCGAATCACATTATATCAATCCATACATGCAGCCTACTATGCTTAGAGATGTGGTCGATAAATGTCACCGACAAAAGATCAAAGTCATTGTACGATTTGATTTTAGCAGGCTCGACCAATCGATTTTCGAAAAACATCCTGATTGGGTCTATGTAGATAAAGAGGGTCAGCATATGATCAACACAGATAAATATGTGACCTGCATTAATGCACCCTATGTACAAGAAGAAGCTTTCAAGATCGTCAGCGAAGTCATCGATCTTTATCCCGTAGATGGCATTTTTCTCAATATGCCGGGATATCAAAACAGCAATGCCTATGTGGGTAAATATCATGGTATAGACCAGAACGAACACGATAAAAAAAGATTTAATACCTGGAGCGGTGGCCTGACTTTACCAACAGTAGAAGATCGCAATGATCCGGTCTATCTCCAATACCTGCAATTCAGAAAGTTTACTACCGACGAATGGCAGATGAAACTCGCCCAGGTAGTAAAATCCAAAAATCCCGATATCGCCATCTGCACCTATGCGACAGATCATGTGGATATCATCCGCCATGAATCACAGACCAATAGCCTGCCCTATTTTCCCTACAATGCCTCTGACAATGTCAATGTCATGATGACGACCTATCCTGATCATATCGTAAGCAATGCCAGCATCCAACAGATCTCGTTTCAAAGCAGGTATAATGCCATCGAACCCGAAGAAAGCGAGGTCAGGCTCTGGGAAAATATAGCTAATGGTTCAGGACTCGACCTCAGCCTTATGGGTGATCTGCGGGGTTATGAAGATGAGCGCAACTATCCGGTGATCGAAAAAATCTATAACCATCATAAAAAATTTGAATCCTACTATGGCAGATATCAATCCATCGCACGCATTGCACTTGTGGCCCCAGGCTGGTGGCCACATGGTCCCACAATGCAAGAGTACCGAGGCATCCAACTCATGCTCAACGAAGCCCATATTCCTTACGACAGGATCGAAGACTCCCAACTCAGCGATCAATATGAAAAGCTCAAACAATACAAGCTTGTCATTCTCCCCGACATCCAGTCACTCAATACCTCCAGTCTCGAATGCATCCGCAAACTCAATGAAGCCGGTGTCTCTATGCTCGCTACCAATGGCAGCTTCAAGAATCATCCTGAAGATTTGAAAAACCTATTCGGAGCAGAAATAAAAAAGGCTATAGAGGACGGCAGTGGGCATTATATTGGTGTCGATGATCATACTCACTTCCCCTCTCTGCCCGGACAGTCTATGGTGTTGCTAAAGTTTAACCTTGGAGAATATGATCTGTCCGGATGTGATGAAAAGTACTTGCCTATCCTGGCGGTGGGTCGTCCTGGTCCTCCGGAGATGATCGGCGGCCATGATCCAACTGGCTATTTTTCCGTAGGAATTAAGAGAGCAGGCCTGGCAAAAAATGCAATACTTCCGCTCAACCTCGGTCGGTTGTATTATCTGCATGGCTACGAAGATCATAAACATATCGTGCTGGATTTGATCCAGCTGCTGTATCCTCTGGCTGACCAGGCGATCGTGACCGATGCGCATCCCCGCATAGAGACCATCCTCCACGAATATATGCTCAATAATGAAGCAACCTACAGAAAACCCTTTGAAGCGAAAGGGTTGATCTTACATCTAATCAATCTAACTGGTTTTAGTGGCAACACTTATTTCAAACCTTCCAGACAGGATCAGATACATATTAAAATAGTTACACCCCGTACGCCAAGGGTGGTCAAAAACCTGGATAACAATCTGGCGATTCCATTTACTTATAAATCAGGGATGGTGAGTTTTGTCTATATGGGGTTGGTGAATCATGGTGCGGTGGTGATGGATTATTGA
- a CDS encoding molybdopterin molybdotransferase MoeA, with product MISVQQACHLVLEHTQPLIPKMVPLRKALNQVLAVDLYAPIDLPPFPQSSMDGYAFAFESLVDSKVLEVKHIIAAGDTATYRVKRGEAVRIFTGAPVPAGADTVVMQEKTVLQDGKISIQDPSLVLGSNRRLAGSEINANAVALSKGTHLGPAAIGFLASMGIEEVLTYPYPVISILVTGNELAHPGQPLQYGKVYDSNSYTLDAGFRQMGVDQISVRHLPDDMESLKIALHDSVNTSDVIVLTGGVSVGDFDFVTRASEEIGVKTIFHKIKQKPGKPMYFGAFDHENSKSPLVFGLPGNPASALTCLYLYVEPCIKKMANQPSSIKSITAPITADYKKPSGITHFLKAHFDGTMVTPLDAQESFRLKSFARANAIIHINEDAVEIFSGDPVDVYLLPSC from the coding sequence ATGATTTCCGTACAACAGGCCTGTCATCTCGTTCTGGAACATACCCAGCCATTGATTCCGAAAATGGTCCCCTTGCGCAAGGCCTTGAATCAGGTTCTGGCAGTGGATCTATATGCTCCTATCGATCTTCCGCCCTTTCCACAATCGTCTATGGATGGATATGCTTTTGCGTTTGAGAGCCTGGTCGATAGCAAGGTGCTTGAAGTAAAGCATATCATCGCTGCGGGCGATACTGCCACCTATAGGGTCAAGCGCGGGGAGGCCGTCAGGATATTCACTGGTGCACCAGTGCCTGCTGGAGCCGATACCGTAGTCATGCAAGAGAAAACAGTTTTGCAGGACGGGAAGATCTCCATCCAGGACCCCTCCCTTGTATTAGGATCCAATCGAAGACTTGCTGGATCTGAGATTAATGCTAACGCGGTTGCGCTTTCAAAGGGGACTCATTTAGGACCTGCAGCTATTGGTTTTCTGGCCAGTATGGGGATCGAAGAAGTATTGACATATCCATACCCAGTGATTAGTATCCTGGTCACCGGCAACGAACTGGCTCACCCAGGTCAGCCTCTCCAATACGGCAAAGTGTATGACTCTAACTCATATACTTTAGATGCTGGTTTTCGTCAAATGGGGGTGGATCAAATATCCGTGAGGCACTTGCCAGACGACATGGAGTCACTTAAAATAGCACTACATGATTCGGTCAATACCTCTGATGTCATCGTACTCACCGGTGGAGTAAGTGTCGGTGATTTTGATTTTGTGACCCGGGCTTCAGAAGAAATTGGAGTCAAGACCATTTTTCATAAAATCAAACAAAAACCAGGTAAACCAATGTATTTCGGTGCTTTTGACCATGAAAATTCAAAGTCACCATTGGTTTTTGGCCTTCCTGGAAATCCTGCTTCTGCGCTAACCTGTCTTTATCTGTATGTCGAGCCATGTATAAAAAAAATGGCCAATCAACCGAGTTCCATAAAATCTATCACTGCCCCGATCACTGCCGATTATAAAAAGCCTTCCGGGATCACTCATTTTTTAAAAGCACACTTTGACGGCACCATGGTGACACCACTGGATGCGCAGGAATCTTTCAGACTGAAATCTTTTGCCAGGGCGAATGCAATAATCCATATAAATGAAGATGCCGTAGAGATATTCTCCGGAGATCCTGTGGATGTTTATTTATTACCTTCGTGTTGA
- a CDS encoding sulfite exporter TauE/SafE family protein, producing the protein MEYGYWLYLVLFVVAFLYASVGHGGASGYLALMALAGTAPAEMKPTALILNLFVSFIAFIQYYRGGHFRFNLIWPFLVTSVPLAFIGGKMQLGDDVYKQILGVLLLIPALRFMFFTSPTTQELKSSHLVGSLIIGGAIGFLSGLIGIGGGVILSPILLLLYWSDQKQTASVSALFIFVNSLSGLAGQLSNGITISTNMLTMIVMAVCGGLGGAYFGALRFDQRILRYILSIVLILAAVKLLFKV; encoded by the coding sequence ATGGAATATGGTTATTGGTTGTATTTAGTACTTTTTGTAGTCGCTTTTTTGTATGCAAGCGTGGGACATGGAGGAGCGAGTGGATACCTGGCATTGATGGCTTTGGCAGGCACAGCACCTGCCGAAATGAAACCGACAGCCTTGATCCTTAATCTATTTGTTTCATTCATAGCTTTCATCCAATATTACAGAGGGGGTCATTTCAGATTTAATTTGATCTGGCCGTTTTTAGTGACTTCAGTTCCGCTTGCGTTCATTGGTGGAAAAATGCAATTGGGAGATGATGTATACAAACAAATTCTTGGGGTCTTGCTGTTGATTCCTGCATTAAGGTTTATGTTCTTCACCAGCCCTACAACTCAAGAACTGAAATCGTCGCACCTTGTAGGGTCATTGATCATTGGAGGGGCAATAGGTTTTTTATCCGGATTGATTGGCATCGGTGGTGGCGTGATTTTGTCACCCATTTTACTACTGCTCTATTGGTCAGATCAAAAACAAACCGCTTCAGTCAGCGCATTATTTATTTTTGTCAATTCTTTGTCCGGGTTGGCGGGCCAGCTGTCCAACGGGATCACCATCAGTACCAATATGCTGACCATGATTGTGATGGCCGTGTGTGGTGGTTTAGGCGGAGCCTATTTTGGAGCTCTACGATTTGATCAGCGTATATTGAGGTATATTCTTTCGATCGTTTTGATCCTCGCTGCAGTCAAACTGCTATTCAAGGTTTAA
- a CDS encoding MoaD/ThiS family protein translates to MPINQITVLFFGPLAEQAGVKTLQLVDQLDTDMLLTTLKAQYPFLGQSPYQLAMDLEIIVGNIKFEKDHTIAILPPYAGG, encoded by the coding sequence ATGCCTATTAATCAAATTACTGTATTATTCTTTGGCCCATTGGCAGAACAAGCAGGTGTGAAAACATTACAACTTGTCGACCAACTCGATACGGATATGCTCCTCACTACATTAAAGGCTCAATATCCTTTTTTAGGTCAATCTCCTTATCAACTGGCCATGGACCTGGAGATCATAGTGGGCAATATAAAGTTTGAAAAAGATCATACCATCGCAATACTGCCTCCCTACGCCGGAGGTTGA
- a CDS encoding nucleotidyl transferase AbiEii/AbiGii toxin family protein, protein MPEMKAFSLVGGTALSLMYGHRTSVDLDLFSITPFENERIAHALKVKFKNSFDNRTSTPHFGIFCFIDNVKVDLVRYPHPEIRPTQVLDGIRMYSTEDIIAMKVQAILGRGKKKDFWDVAELLAHYTVADFIKFHKEKFNTQNLLISVPQALTYFVDADDSEEPISLKKQTWSGVKKSITEKVRKYLK, encoded by the coding sequence ATGCCTGAGATGAAGGCTTTTTCACTAGTTGGAGGTACGGCTTTGTCCTTGATGTACGGTCATCGTACCTCGGTGGATCTTGACCTTTTTTCTATAACTCCCTTTGAAAATGAAAGAATTGCACATGCGTTAAAAGTAAAATTTAAAAATTCCTTTGATAATAGGACTTCAACACCTCATTTTGGCATTTTTTGTTTTATTGATAATGTAAAAGTGGATTTGGTCCGATATCCGCACCCGGAAATAAGACCTACTCAGGTACTAGATGGCATCCGAATGTATTCTACCGAAGACATCATTGCTATGAAAGTGCAGGCTATCCTCGGCAGAGGCAAGAAAAAAGATTTTTGGGATGTCGCTGAATTGTTAGCGCATTATACTGTCGCTGATTTTATAAAATTTCACAAGGAAAAGTTTAATACTCAAAACTTATTGATCTCAGTGCCCCAGGCTTTGACTTATTTTGTCGATGCGGACGATAGTGAAGAACCGATCAGTTTAAAAAAACAGACCTGGTCAGGGGTGAAAAAATCCATCACCGAAAAAGTCAGGAAGTATTTGAAATAA
- a CDS encoding molybdenum cofactor biosynthesis protein MoaE, whose translation MSEHRIRNIFVQGPISPAFISEKIGAHASKMNIGGHSIFLGQVRADVKNGQVVTGIEYSCYEEMALLIMHKIRQDIFGEYELTCLHVYHSLGLVPTGEISLFVFTSSVHRKPAIDACAAMVERIKKELPVWGKELLPDQSHIWKENNI comes from the coding sequence ATGTCTGAGCATAGAATTAGAAATATATTCGTCCAGGGCCCCATTTCCCCGGCTTTTATAAGTGAAAAAATCGGAGCACATGCCAGTAAAATGAATATTGGAGGTCATAGTATATTTCTGGGCCAGGTGAGGGCCGATGTCAAAAACGGGCAAGTAGTGACTGGTATAGAATATTCGTGTTATGAGGAAATGGCACTACTAATCATGCACAAGATCAGGCAAGACATATTCGGTGAGTATGAATTGACTTGTTTGCATGTATATCATAGCTTGGGACTGGTCCCTACCGGTGAAATCTCCCTTTTTGTATTTACCTCTTCTGTTCATAGAAAACCGGCGATCGATGCTTGCGCAGCCATGGTGGAAAGGATCAAAAAGGAACTGCCCGTGTGGGGGAAAGAATTGTTGCCTGATCAAAGCCATATTTGGAAAGAAAACAATATTTAA
- a CDS encoding CHAT domain-containing protein yields MFPYLKFFFIVFIFLNCITQGYGQRKEDMHPLYIYLNNELHENEQFAAFEKQYPRLLAPGSHPGFVDSIYTYGLLADYFNKYGYLDRADSIIEIMDHMTSSAHEAKDPAAANYEEMLLSTRALNLAYKGDYHGSIEKLIARKTTPRSPSQVNQWLGEIYFRGGQYARAERYLAQSIDSFKQTDLINRWPVDAYVFSANALIKLGRLPQALDRLNKAKYYKTWVKKYRQRFLYNYYNAWIDYLLAVGSQRLVVEPYYQKLTSLTAMQAMPQLILRKAEYESLFGDKNKVIPLLNQSLNITLKNQSSNISLLSNIHLKLAAEYQVLDSTSLAKMHISQAIRLFTGIPDYKDWPFVSWQSIYNRMDVLAALEMYFRFSKIEISVSSDTTALIDHALLAKWAMDGILAERSKFLIGDDKSALVGYNQKIIEQGIYTNTRLFKLTQNPQYLHALFEFIESNKSLNLAEEIVRVNTFNKSYATTNYETDKIDSLKNILVSLDRRKIYEPNNVNLISRIANIHDSLDRWTNQLPFLNNESTQNLQLFKTYSLHEVLHSLTKNQSILEFYQGLDMIYILLMQTNKLDIKAIPRSKDLDEQIQYYHLALTAPIHTDYSFNPRALDSLYQVSATRLFQVLIGDWESILRGQILIIPDGNFHLIPFASLLIQKTTSSNFKEMPYWVCNHAINYEHSSSIWMQLNRMPSDHALQSVLAMAPFASQQLKESQYELEQISRYTLSKSIFNHQATKQLFCQIAPDYKILHLATHAFSNTYDGSSSSVSFYRTDTFLPTTDSRGGHEVILDSFSYLLDVRDVRNLNLQSDMVVLSACESGVGEWKEGEGLISLARGFLSAGAKSVVQTLWQVHDKANALLMSNFYKQLKNGETKGEALRKAQLIYIRDQEIGRRQSHPFYWAGLVIQGNNLPLEKNNHPIAMFLGLLLLTLLILYILRIRKNRHITVNE; encoded by the coding sequence TTGTTTCCTTACCTTAAGTTTTTTTTTATCGTATTTATTTTTCTTAACTGTATCACTCAGGGATATGGTCAGAGAAAAGAGGATATGCACCCATTGTATATTTACCTCAACAATGAACTGCACGAAAATGAGCAATTTGCAGCATTTGAAAAACAGTATCCGAGACTGTTAGCACCAGGATCCCATCCCGGATTTGTAGATTCTATTTATACTTATGGACTGCTGGCGGACTATTTTAATAAATATGGTTACCTGGACCGGGCGGACTCCATCATAGAAATTATGGATCATATGACATCGTCAGCTCATGAAGCCAAAGATCCTGCTGCTGCCAATTATGAAGAAATGTTGCTCAGTACCCGTGCTTTGAATCTTGCCTACAAAGGCGACTATCACGGGTCCATAGAAAAGTTAATTGCCCGAAAAACCACACCAAGGAGTCCTTCTCAAGTCAATCAGTGGTTGGGAGAAATTTATTTTAGAGGCGGCCAATATGCACGAGCAGAAAGGTACCTGGCCCAATCCATTGATTCCTTTAAACAAACTGACCTCATCAATCGATGGCCCGTCGATGCCTATGTGTTTTCAGCCAATGCGCTGATCAAACTGGGCCGATTACCGCAAGCCCTTGATCGATTGAATAAAGCTAAATATTACAAAACCTGGGTTAAAAAATATCGTCAACGATTTTTGTACAATTATTATAATGCATGGATAGATTATCTCCTGGCTGTTGGTTCCCAAAGATTGGTGGTAGAACCATATTATCAGAAATTGACTTCTTTGACTGCAATGCAAGCCATGCCTCAACTTATCCTACGCAAGGCTGAGTATGAAAGTCTATTTGGAGATAAAAACAAGGTCATTCCATTATTAAATCAATCATTGAACATCACCTTAAAAAATCAATCCAGCAATATTTCTCTTTTGTCCAATATTCATTTGAAGTTGGCTGCCGAGTACCAGGTTCTGGACTCCACATCATTGGCAAAAATGCATATCTCCCAAGCTATTCGTCTTTTTACAGGTATACCTGATTACAAAGATTGGCCCTTTGTCTCCTGGCAAAGTATATATAATAGAATGGATGTATTAGCTGCCCTGGAAATGTATTTCAGGTTTTCAAAAATAGAAATTTCCGTTTCAAGCGATACCACTGCCTTAATCGATCATGCTTTGTTGGCCAAATGGGCTATGGATGGTATCCTAGCAGAAAGAAGCAAGTTTTTAATAGGAGATGATAAGTCTGCTTTAGTAGGATACAACCAAAAAATCATAGAGCAAGGGATCTATACCAACACCAGGCTTTTCAAACTCACCCAAAATCCTCAATACCTTCATGCATTGTTCGAATTCATCGAAAGCAATAAATCGCTCAACCTGGCAGAGGAGATTGTCCGGGTGAACACATTCAATAAATCATATGCCACTACAAACTATGAAACTGACAAAATCGATTCTCTAAAAAACATCCTGGTCTCGCTGGATCGTAGGAAAATCTATGAACCTAACAATGTCAATTTGATATCAAGGATAGCTAACATCCATGATTCATTGGACCGATGGACCAATCAATTGCCTTTTTTAAATAACGAATCGACTCAAAACCTGCAATTATTTAAAACCTATTCCTTACACGAAGTATTACACAGCCTGACCAAAAACCAATCCATCCTGGAGTTTTATCAAGGCCTGGATATGATCTATATCCTGCTCATGCAGACAAACAAATTAGACATCAAAGCAATACCCAGATCTAAAGATTTAGACGAGCAGATCCAATACTATCATCTGGCTTTGACAGCACCCATCCACACTGACTATAGTTTTAATCCCCGTGCGCTGGATTCATTATATCAGGTATCAGCAACCCGTCTTTTTCAAGTGCTCATCGGCGATTGGGAGTCGATTTTACGCGGTCAAATCCTGATCATTCCGGATGGCAATTTTCATCTTATCCCCTTTGCAAGTCTTTTGATTCAAAAAACGACTTCGTCCAATTTTAAGGAGATGCCTTATTGGGTATGTAATCATGCTATTAACTACGAACATTCATCTTCTATCTGGATGCAACTTAATCGTATGCCCTCAGACCATGCTTTGCAATCCGTCCTGGCGATGGCCCCCTTTGCGAGTCAGCAGCTCAAAGAATCTCAATATGAACTGGAGCAAATATCCAGATATACTTTGTCTAAGTCTATCTTTAATCATCAAGCCACCAAACAATTATTTTGCCAGATTGCTCCGGATTATAAAATTTTGCACCTGGCTACCCATGCATTTTCCAATACTTATGACGGATCCAGTTCCAGCGTAAGTTTTTATCGCACAGATACTTTTTTACCAACGACTGATAGCCGGGGAGGGCACGAAGTCATTTTGGATAGCTTCAGTTATCTATTGGATGTAAGGGATGTGAGAAATTTAAATCTACAGTCGGATATGGTGGTATTAAGCGCATGCGAGTCTGGGGTCGGAGAATGGAAAGAAGGTGAAGGGCTGATCAGCCTGGCCAGGGGATTTCTGAGCGCAGGAGCTAAAAGCGTAGTCCAAACTCTTTGGCAGGTCCATGACAAAGCCAATGCCCTGTTAATGTCCAATTTTTATAAACAATTAAAAAACGGTGAAACCAAAGGCGAAGCTCTTCGCAAAGCTCAACTAATTTATATCCGGGACCAGGAGATCGGTCGCAGACAAAGTCATCCTTTTTATTGGGCAGGTTTAGTCATACAAGGCAATAATCTACCCTTGGAAAAAAACAATCACCCCATTGCGATGTTCTTAGGTTTGTTGTTGCTCACATTACTGATTTTGTATATCCTTCGAATCAGAAAAAATCGGCACATTACTGTAAATGAATAA
- a CDS encoding bifunctional molybdenum cofactor biosynthesis protein MoaC/MoaB, protein MVDITHKTFTLRKAIATAVVKVSKKETMEAIQNKTVPKGDIFEFAKVAGLFGVKKTSELIPDCHPLPIEFTQITYDVKDLEIHIFVEVHTIYKTGVEVEAMHGASIVALTMYDMLKPIDKGVEIHHIRLVSKKGGKSDINKEEYTHLRVAIIVCSDSVSKGTTEDTSGGIAKDRLEILGLTITTQETIPDDFDRIQSLAKQYSQDHDLLLFIGGTGLSPRDITPDALRPLIDREIPGVVETARQYGQQRMPTAMLSRGIAGFIGDALVVTTPGSPGGARETIDALFPAILHVFRIKEGKRH, encoded by the coding sequence ATGGTAGATATCACACATAAGACATTCACACTTCGTAAAGCCATTGCTACTGCTGTAGTCAAAGTTTCTAAAAAGGAAACCATGGAGGCCATCCAAAACAAGACAGTGCCCAAAGGGGATATCTTCGAATTTGCCAAAGTGGCCGGCTTGTTTGGAGTTAAAAAAACCAGCGAACTAATCCCTGACTGTCATCCCCTGCCTATAGAATTCACCCAGATCACCTACGATGTCAAAGACCTGGAGATCCATATCTTCGTCGAAGTCCATACCATTTATAAGACAGGGGTTGAAGTGGAAGCCATGCACGGCGCCTCTATCGTGGCACTCACGATGTATGATATGCTAAAGCCCATCGACAAAGGAGTTGAGATCCATCATATAAGGCTAGTCTCCAAAAAAGGAGGTAAGTCTGATATCAACAAAGAAGAATACACACACCTGCGGGTCGCCATCATCGTATGTTCTGATAGCGTATCTAAAGGGACTACGGAGGATACTTCCGGAGGGATTGCTAAAGACAGGCTTGAAATATTAGGTTTGACCATCACCACCCAGGAGACGATCCCCGATGATTTTGACCGGATCCAATCATTGGCAAAACAGTACAGCCAGGATCATGATTTGCTATTATTCATTGGTGGGACAGGATTGTCACCCAGGGATATTACCCCGGATGCCCTGAGGCCTTTGATTGATAGAGAGATACCCGGTGTGGTAGAAACTGCCAGGCAATATGGCCAGCAGAGAATGCCCACTGCTATGCTATCCAGGGGGATCGCCGGTTTTATAGGAGATGCACTTGTGGTCACTACACCGGGGTCGCCCGGAGGCGCACGCGAGACCATTGATGCTTTATTTCCTGCTATCCTGCACGTATTTAGGATTAAAGAAGGTAAAAGGCATTGA
- a CDS encoding DinB family protein yields the protein MYPNTIETSITDFIQSTYHLLTKIPEMEWNAKPNPDGWSKKEIIGHLIDSAMTNIRRLVVTQYQPNEKIQYRQNEWVAFQAYQSADTTELVELWRLINLHFDRVSKNIPITSIDLTSDTGMDEPSLHTLAFLMEDYWGHQQHHLKAVLGE from the coding sequence ATGTATCCCAACACGATTGAAACTTCTATTACTGACTTCATACAGTCCACTTACCATCTGCTGACTAAAATCCCAGAAATGGAATGGAATGCCAAACCTAATCCTGATGGGTGGTCCAAAAAAGAAATCATAGGTCACCTCATCGACAGTGCTATGACCAATATACGCAGACTGGTAGTCACCCAATATCAGCCAAATGAAAAGATCCAATACCGGCAAAACGAATGGGTCGCCTTTCAAGCTTATCAATCCGCAGACACCACCGAACTGGTCGAGCTTTGGCGACTGATCAATCTCCATTTTGATCGGGTCTCTAAAAACATCCCTATCACTTCAATCGATCTCACAAGTGATACCGGCATGGATGAACCATCGCTGCATACTCTGGCTTTTTTGATGGAGGATTATTGGGGGCATCAGCAACATCATTTGAAGGCGGTGCTGGGGGAGTAG